The following are encoded together in the Neomonachus schauinslandi chromosome X, ASM220157v2, whole genome shotgun sequence genome:
- the RNF113A gene encoding E3 ubiquitin-protein ligase RNF113A, with product MAEQLSPGKAAEQVCTFLFKKPGGRKGAAGRRKRPVCDQEPGDSNSSSDEGSTVVRREKKRAIHNPMIQKTRGSGKQKAAYGDLSSEEEEENEPESLGVVYKSTRSAKPVGPEDMGATAVYELDTEKERDAQAIFERSQKIQEELRGKEDDKIYRGINNYQKYMKPKDTSMGNASSGMVRKGPIRAPEHLRATVRWDYQPDICKDYKETGFCGFGDSCKFLHDRSDYKHGWQIERELDEGRYGVYEDENYEVGSDDEEIPFKCFICRQTFQNPVVTKCRHYFCESCALQHFRTTPRCYVCDQQTNGVFNPAKELIAKMEKHRAAEEGGASDFPEDPDEGPIPIT from the coding sequence ATGGCAGAGCAACTGTCTCCGGGCAAGGCGGCAGAGCAGGTGTGCACCTTCCTCTTCAAGAAGCCCGGGGGGCGGAAAGGGGCTGCAGGCCGCAGAAAGCGCCCGGTCTGCGACCAGGAGCCTGGAGACAGCAACAGCAGCAGCGACGAAGGCAGCACTGTGGTTCGGCGGGAGAAGAAGCGGGCCATCCACAATCCGATGATACAGAAGACTCGTGGCAGTGGTAAACAGAAGGCGGCTTACGGCGACCTGAgcagcgaggaggaggaggagaacgaGCCCGAGAGTCTTGGCGTGGTGTACAAGTCCACCCGCTCCGCAAAACCCGTGGGACCAGAGGATATGGGGGCGACTGCCGTCTACGAGCTAGACACAGAGAAGGAGCGTGACGCACAAGCCATCTTTGAGCGCAGCCAGAAGATCCAGGAGGAGCTGAGGGGCAAGGAAGATGACAAGATCTACCGGGGAATCAATAATTATCAGAAATACATGAAGCCCAAGGATACGTCTATGGGCAATGCTTCCTCCGGGATGGTGAGGAAGGGCCCCATCCGAGCTCCCGAGCATCTACGTGCCACCGTGCGCTGGGATTACCAGCCCGACATTTGTAAGGACTACAAGGAGACTGGCTTTTGCGGCTTCGGAGACAGCTGCAAGTTCCTCCATGACCGTTCAGATTACAAGCATGGGTGGCAGATCGAACGTGAGCTTGATGAGGGTCGCTATGGTGTCTATGAGGACGAAAACTATGAAGTGGGAAGCGATGATGAGGAAATACCATTCAAGTGTTTCATCTGTCGCCAGACCTTCCAGAATCCAGTTGTCACCAAGTGCAGGCATTATTTCTGCGAGAGCTGTGCACTGCAGCATTTCCGCACCACCCCTCGCTGCTATGTCTGCGACCAGCAGACCAATGGCGTCTTCAATCCAGCGAAAGAATTGATTGCTAAAATGGAGAAGCATCGAGCTGCAGAAGAGGGTGGTGCTTCCGATTTCCCAGAAGACCCCGATGAGGGTCCAATCCCCATCACTTAG
- the NDUFA1 gene encoding NADH dehydrogenase [ubiquinone] 1 alpha subcomplex subunit 1, with protein sequence MWFEILPGIGVMAVCLVIPGIATAHIHRFSNGGKEKRVAYYPYQWSLMQRDRRVSGVNCYYVSKGLENID encoded by the exons ATGTGGTTCGAGATCCTGCCCGGGATCGGCGTCATGGCCGTATGCTTGGTCATCCCCGGCATAGCGACGGCGCACATCCACAGGTTCAGTAACGGCGGCAAG GAAAAAAGGGTTGCCTATTATCCGTATCAGTGGAGTTTGATGCAAAGAGATAGACGGGTCTCTGGAGTTAATTGTTACTATGTGTCAAAG ggTTTGGAGAATATCGATTAA